In one Oncorhynchus nerka isolate Pitt River linkage group LG7, Oner_Uvic_2.0, whole genome shotgun sequence genomic region, the following are encoded:
- the LOC135572420 gene encoding uncharacterized protein DDB_G0271670, with amino-acid sequence SSSSSSSSSSSSSSSSSSSSSSSSSSSSSSNICSSSSSSISSSSSSSSSSSSSSSSSSSSSSSSSSSSSSSSSSSSSSSSSSSSSSSSSSSSSSSSSSSSSSSSSSSSSSSSSSSSSSSSSSSSSSSSSSSSSSSSSSSSSSSSSSSSSSSSSSSSSSSSSSSSSSSSSSSSS; translated from the coding sequence agtagtagtagcagtagtagtagtagtagtagtagcagtagtagcagtagtagtagtagtagtagtagcagtagtagcagtagtagtagtaatatatgtagcagtagcagtagcagtattagtagtagtagtagtagtagtagtagtagcagtagtagtagcagtagcagtagtagtagcagtagtagcagtagtagtagtagtagtagcagcagtagtagcagtagtagtagtagtagcagtagtagcagtagtagcagtagtagcagtagtagtagtagtagcagtagtagtagtagtagtagcagtagtagtagtagtagtagcagtagtagcagtagtagtagtagtagcagtagtagtagtagcagtagtagtagcagtagtagtagtagtagtagtagtagcagtagtagtagtagtagcagtagtagtagtagtagtagtagtagtagcagtagtagtagtagcagtagtagtagtagcagtagtagtagtagtagcagtagcagtagtagt